GTAGTCCCAATGTCCGATCGCAGCGTCCGCCTTCAAGCTCTCAAGCAAGCCCTCAAAGAGCGCATCCTGATTCTCGACGGCGGCATGGGCACGATGATCCAGAGCTACAAGCTCGAGGAGCAGGATTATCGCGGCAAACGCTTCGCTGACTGGCCGAGTGACGTCAAGGGCAACAACGACCTGCTGGTGATTACCCGTCCGGACGTGATCGGCGGCATCGAAAAGGCTTATCTGGATGCCGGCGCCGACATTCTGGAAACCAACACCTTCAACGCCACGCGCATTTCCATGGCCGACTACGGCATGGAAGAGCTGGCGTACGAATTAAACGTAGAAGGCGCACGACTGGCGCGCAAGGTGGCCGACGCCAAGACCGCCGAGAACCCGGACAAGCCGCGTTTCGTCGCCGGCGTGCTCGGCCCGACCAGCCGCACCTGCTCGCTGTCGCCAGACGTGAACAACCCCGGCTACCGCAACGTCACCTTCGATGAACTGGTGGAGAACTACACCGAGGCCACCAAGGGCCTGATCGAGGGCGGCGTCGACCTGATCCTGATCGAAACCATCTTCGACACCCTCAACGCCAAAGCCGCGATCTTCGCCGTGCAAGGGGTGTTCGAAGAGCTGCACATCGAACTGCCGATCATGATTTCCGGGACCATCACCGATGCGTCCGGCCGCACCCTGTCGGGCCAGACCACCGAAGCGTTCTGGAACTCCGTTGCCCACGCCAAGCCGATCTCGGTCGGCCTCAACTGCGCCCTCGGCGCCAGTGAGCTGCGCCCATACCTGGAAGAGCTGTCGAACAAGGCCAGCACTCACGTTTCCGCGCACCCGAACGCCGGTTTGCCGAATGAGTTCGGCGAGTACGACGAGTTGCCGGCGCAAACCGCCAAAGTCATCGAAGAGTTCGCCCAGAGCGGCTTCCTCAATATCGTCGGCGGCTGCTGCGGCACCACCCCGGGCCACATCGAAGCCATCGCCAAGGCCGTGGCCGGTTACGCACCGCGGCAGATTCCGGACATCCCCAAGGCCTGCCGCCTCTCGGGCCTGGAACCGTTCACCATCGATCGCAGCTCGTTGTTCGTCAACGTCGGCGAGCGCACCAACATCACCGGTTCCGCCAAGTTCGCCCGTCTGATCCGTGAAGACAACTACACCGAAGCCCTGGAAGTCGCCCTGCAGCAGGTCGAGGCCGGCGCGCAGGTGATCGACATCAACATGGACGAAGGCATGCTCGATTCGAAGAAGGCCATGGTGACCTTCCTCAATCTGATCGCCGGGGAACCGGACATCTCCCGCGTACCGATCATGATCGACTCCTCGAAATGGGAAGTGATCGAAGCCGGTCTGAAGTGCATTCAGGGCAAGGGCATCGTCAACTCGATCAGCATGAAAGAAGGCGTCGAGCAATTCATCCATCACGCCAAGCTGTGCAAACGCTACGGCGCTGCGGTGGTGGTGATGGCGTTCGACGAAGCCGGCCAGGCCGACACCGAAGCGCGCAAGAAAGAAATCTGCAAACGCTCCTACGACATTCTGGTCAACGAAGTCGGCTTCCCGCCGGAAGACATCATCTTCGACCCGAACATCTTCGCCGTGGCCACCGGCATCGAAGAACACAACAACTACGCTGTGGACTTCATCAACGCCTGTGCCTACATCCGCGACGAGCTGCCGTATGCGCTGAGTTCCGGCGGCGTGTCCAACGTGTCGTTCTCGTTCCGTGGCAACAACCCGGTGCGTGAAGCGATTCACTCGGTGTTCCTGCTGTACGCGATCCGCGCCGGCCTGACCATGGGTATCGTCAACGCCGGTCAGCTGGAAATCTACGACCAGATCCCGCAGGAGCTGCGTGACGCCGTCGAAGACGTGATCCTCAACCGCACACCGGAAGGCACCGACGCCCTCCTCGCCATCGCCGACAAGTACAAGGGCGACGGCAGCGTCAAGGAAGCCGAGACCGAAGAGTGGCGCAGCTGGGACGTCAACAAGCGTCTGGAGCATGCGCTGGTCAAGGGCATCACCACGCACATCGTCGAAGACACCGAAGAGTCGCGCCAGTCGTTCGCCCGCCCGATCGAAGTCATCGAAGGCCCGCTGATGTCCGGCATGAACATCGTCGGCGACCTGTTCGGCGCCGGCAAAATGTTCCTGCCGCAGGTGGTGAAATCCGCCCGCGTGATGAAGCAAGCCGTGGCGCATTTGATCCCGTTCATCGAACTGGAAAAAGGCGACAAGCCGGAAGCCAAGGGCAAGATCCTGATGGCCACGGTAAAAGGCGACGTGCACGACATCGGCAAGAACATCGTCGGCGTGGTGCTGGGTTGCAACGGCTATGACATCGTCGACCTCGGCGTGATGGTCCCGGCGGAGAAAATCCTCCAGGTCGCCAAGGAAGAAAAGTGCGACATCATCGGCCTGTCTGGCCTGATCACCCCGTCGCTGGACGAGATGGTCCACGTCGCCCGTGAAATGCAGCGTCAGGATTTCCATCTGCCGTTGATGATTGGTGGCGCGACCACCTCCAAGGCGCACACCGCCGTGAAGATCGAGCCGAAGTACAGCAACGATGCGGTGGTCTACGTGACCGACGCCTCGCGTGCGGTCGGTGTCGCGACGCAGTTGCTGTCCAAGGAACTCAAGGCCGGTTTCGTCGAGAAGACCCGTCTGGAATACGTCGATGTGCGTGAGCGCACCGCCAACCGCAGCGCCCGTAC
The Pseudomonas fluorescens genome window above contains:
- the metH gene encoding methionine synthase — translated: MSDRSVRLQALKQALKERILILDGGMGTMIQSYKLEEQDYRGKRFADWPSDVKGNNDLLVITRPDVIGGIEKAYLDAGADILETNTFNATRISMADYGMEELAYELNVEGARLARKVADAKTAENPDKPRFVAGVLGPTSRTCSLSPDVNNPGYRNVTFDELVENYTEATKGLIEGGVDLILIETIFDTLNAKAAIFAVQGVFEELHIELPIMISGTITDASGRTLSGQTTEAFWNSVAHAKPISVGLNCALGASELRPYLEELSNKASTHVSAHPNAGLPNEFGEYDELPAQTAKVIEEFAQSGFLNIVGGCCGTTPGHIEAIAKAVAGYAPRQIPDIPKACRLSGLEPFTIDRSSLFVNVGERTNITGSAKFARLIREDNYTEALEVALQQVEAGAQVIDINMDEGMLDSKKAMVTFLNLIAGEPDISRVPIMIDSSKWEVIEAGLKCIQGKGIVNSISMKEGVEQFIHHAKLCKRYGAAVVVMAFDEAGQADTEARKKEICKRSYDILVNEVGFPPEDIIFDPNIFAVATGIEEHNNYAVDFINACAYIRDELPYALSSGGVSNVSFSFRGNNPVREAIHSVFLLYAIRAGLTMGIVNAGQLEIYDQIPQELRDAVEDVILNRTPEGTDALLAIADKYKGDGSVKEAETEEWRSWDVNKRLEHALVKGITTHIVEDTEESRQSFARPIEVIEGPLMSGMNIVGDLFGAGKMFLPQVVKSARVMKQAVAHLIPFIELEKGDKPEAKGKILMATVKGDVHDIGKNIVGVVLGCNGYDIVDLGVMVPAEKILQVAKEEKCDIIGLSGLITPSLDEMVHVAREMQRQDFHLPLMIGGATTSKAHTAVKIEPKYSNDAVVYVTDASRAVGVATQLLSKELKAGFVEKTRLEYVDVRERTANRSARTERLSYAAAIAKKPQFDWANYTPVKPTFTGTRVLDNIDLNVLAEYIDWTPFFISWDLAGKFPRILEDEVVGEAATALYKDAREMLTKLIDEKLISARAVFGFWPANQVHDDDIELYGDDGKPMARLHHLRQQIIKTDGKPNFSLADFVAPKDSEVTDYVGGFITTAGIGAEEVAKAYQDAGDDYNSIMVKALADRLAEACAEWLHQQVRKEHWGYAKDEVLDNDALIKEQYSGIRPAPGYPACPDHTEKATLFTLLDPEASEMRAGRSGVFLTEHYAMFPAAAVSGWYFAHPQAQYFAVGKVDKDQVQSYTSRKGQELSVTERWLAPNLGYDE